In Nonomuraea sp. NBC_00507, the following are encoded in one genomic region:
- a CDS encoding ArsA-related P-loop ATPase, translated as MDSPDSDWAGVRLHVVTGKGGTGKTTVAAALALALAAGGRKVLLVEVEGRQGIAQIFDLPPLPYEERRIAVAPSGGDVYALAIDPEEAMLEYMEMFYGMRRAGRALTKMGIVDFATTVAPGFRDVLVTGKTTEAVRRRGKNGRRIYDAVVLDAPPTGRITRFLNVTREVAGLAKVGPIKNHSDLVSGVVKSPETAVHFVTLLEEMPVQETLDGIAELRSAGLPAGGIFVNMVRESLLPPAALDTAVKGRFDVGELVLGLKAAGLADGAEAATLAGSLAEEVAEHARRTELEQAERESLAEAGLKRYELPLLADGVDLAGLYELAESIRTQGAA; from the coding sequence GTGGACTCTCCGGACTCGGACTGGGCCGGCGTACGGCTCCATGTCGTCACTGGAAAGGGCGGCACGGGCAAGACGACCGTTGCCGCGGCGCTCGCCCTGGCACTGGCCGCGGGCGGCCGTAAGGTGCTCCTGGTCGAGGTGGAGGGCCGGCAGGGCATCGCGCAGATCTTCGATCTGCCGCCGCTGCCGTACGAGGAACGCAGGATCGCCGTCGCGCCGTCCGGTGGGGACGTGTACGCGCTGGCGATCGACCCCGAAGAAGCCATGCTCGAGTACATGGAGATGTTCTACGGGATGCGCCGGGCCGGCCGGGCGCTGACCAAGATGGGCATCGTCGACTTCGCCACCACCGTGGCGCCGGGCTTCCGCGACGTGCTGGTCACTGGCAAAACCACCGAGGCGGTGCGCAGGCGGGGCAAGAACGGCCGCAGGATCTACGACGCGGTCGTGCTGGACGCGCCGCCCACCGGCCGCATCACGCGCTTCCTAAACGTCACCAGGGAGGTCGCCGGGCTGGCCAAGGTGGGACCGATCAAGAACCACTCGGACCTCGTCAGCGGTGTCGTGAAATCTCCGGAGACGGCGGTGCACTTCGTGACGCTGCTGGAAGAGATGCCCGTTCAGGAGACGCTCGACGGCATCGCGGAATTGCGTTCGGCCGGACTGCCCGCCGGTGGGATTTTCGTCAACATGGTTCGTGAATCCCTGCTTCCACCGGCCGCTCTTGACACGGCTGTCAAGGGCCGTTTCGACGTCGGCGAGCTCGTGCTCGGGCTCAAGGCGGCGGGGCTGGCCGACGGCGCGGAGGCCGCGACGCTGGCCGGGTCGCTCGCCGAAGAGGTGGCCGAGCACGCCCGCCGCACCGAGCTTGAGCAGGCCGAACGCGAGTCGCTGGCCGAGGCCGGGCTGAAGAGGTATGAGCTGCCGCTGCTGGCCGACGGCGTGGACCTGGCGGGACTGTACGAGCTGGCAGAGAGCATCCGCACCCAGGGAGCAGCGTGA
- a CDS encoding WhiB family transcriptional regulator: MWITDWTSRAACKGADPDALFVQGAAQNRAKLICRGCPVRTECLADALDNRIEFGVWGGMTERERRALLRRRPDVDSWRELLESAKEEYERTNELIAG; encoded by the coding sequence ATGTGGATCACGGATTGGACCTCCCGTGCCGCCTGTAAAGGTGCGGATCCGGATGCCCTGTTCGTGCAGGGCGCCGCGCAGAACAGGGCGAAGCTCATCTGCCGGGGTTGCCCGGTCCGTACTGAATGCCTCGCCGATGCGCTGGACAATCGCATCGAGTTCGGGGTGTGGGGCGGTATGACCGAACGGGAACGTCGCGCGCTCCTGCGACGGCGACCCGACGTGGACTCGTGGCGAGAGCTGCTCGAGTCGGCGAAGGAAGAGTACGAGCGGACCAATGAGTTGATCGCGGGCTGA
- a CDS encoding RidA family protein, giving the protein MTPEERLEALGLTLPEVPKPVAAYVPAVRTGDLVYTSGQVPLVDGKPARTGKLGAELTTEEGAEMARICGLNVLAALKSEVGDLGRVKRIVKVVVFVASDPAFTEQPKVGNGASELFAEVFGEAGKHARSAVGVAALPLDVPVEVEVIAEVA; this is encoded by the coding sequence GTGACGCCCGAGGAGCGCCTCGAGGCGCTCGGCCTGACGCTGCCCGAGGTCCCCAAGCCGGTGGCGGCCTACGTGCCGGCCGTACGCACGGGAGACCTCGTCTACACCTCCGGTCAGGTGCCGCTGGTCGACGGCAAGCCCGCCAGGACCGGCAAGCTGGGCGCGGAGCTGACCACCGAGGAAGGCGCCGAGATGGCCCGCATCTGCGGGCTCAACGTCCTGGCCGCGCTCAAGTCGGAGGTCGGCGATCTGGGGCGCGTCAAGCGCATCGTCAAGGTCGTGGTGTTCGTGGCCAGCGACCCGGCCTTCACCGAGCAGCCGAAGGTCGGCAATGGCGCGAGTGAGCTGTTCGCCGAGGTGTTCGGGGAGGCGGGCAAGCACGCGCGCAGCGCCGTCGGCGTGGCCGCGCTCCCGCTGGACGTGCCCGTCGAGGTGGAGGTGATCGCCGAAGTCGCCTGA
- a CDS encoding NUDIX hydrolase, whose amino-acid sequence MTGFPLPVELAARARDVLAGRVEPVPTRDAATVVILREGPEVYLLRRKSTMAFAAGAYVFPGGSVDGRDTDQAVAWAGPSPAEWGAVFHASEQVARGLVCAAVRETFEESGVLLAGPGPGSVVADTTGDDWEADRLALIDRSLAFADFLARRGLVLRSDLLKPWAHWITPEIEQRRFDTRFFVAVLPEGQRTRDVGGEADQVAWRRPAEAIELAHRREIFLMPPTYHTLTELSAYDSVAEVLAAHREIVTIMPRAVEIEGEMRLVMT is encoded by the coding sequence GTGACCGGATTTCCGCTTCCAGTCGAGCTCGCCGCGCGGGCCAGGGACGTTCTCGCCGGACGGGTCGAGCCGGTGCCCACCCGGGACGCCGCGACGGTGGTGATCCTCCGGGAGGGGCCCGAGGTCTACCTGTTGCGACGGAAGTCCACCATGGCCTTCGCGGCGGGTGCGTACGTCTTCCCCGGCGGTTCGGTCGACGGCCGCGACACCGACCAGGCCGTGGCCTGGGCCGGGCCGTCGCCGGCGGAGTGGGGCGCGGTGTTCCACGCGAGCGAGCAGGTCGCCCGCGGCCTGGTGTGCGCGGCCGTGCGCGAGACGTTCGAGGAGTCCGGCGTGTTGCTGGCCGGTCCGGGACCCGGCTCCGTGGTGGCGGACACGACGGGGGACGACTGGGAGGCCGACCGGCTGGCGCTGATCGACCGGAGCCTGGCCTTCGCCGACTTCCTGGCCAGGCGTGGCCTGGTGCTCCGGTCGGACCTGCTCAAGCCGTGGGCGCACTGGATCACGCCGGAGATCGAGCAGCGGCGCTTCGACACCCGCTTCTTCGTCGCCGTGCTGCCCGAGGGCCAGCGCACCCGTGACGTCGGCGGCGAGGCCGACCAGGTCGCGTGGCGGCGTCCGGCCGAGGCGATCGAGCTGGCGCACCGGAGGGAGATCTTTCTGATGCCGCCGACGTATCACACGCTGACCGAGCTGTCGGCGTACGACAGCGTGGCCGAGGTCCTGGCCGCGCACCGGGAGATCGTGACCATCATGCCCAGGGCCGTGGAGATCGAGGGCGAGATGCGGCTGGTGATGACATGA
- a CDS encoding ArsA family ATPase has translation MKKPTRLDIDAILDDPGTRIIVCCGAGGVGKTTTAAALGLRAAERGRCAVVLTVDPARRLAQSMGLTELDNTPRLISSPDGDGQLYAMMLDMKRTFDEIIEAHADPERARQILSNPFYQSLSSSFSGTQEYMAMEKLGQLRRSDEWDLIVVDTPPSRSALDFLDAPERLGRFLDGRFIRLLTAPAKAGGRSAFRLLNAGFGLMAGAMTKLLGAQVIKDLQTFVSALDAVFGGFRQRAEMTYKLLQAPGTAFLVVATPERDAMREASYFVERLAEERMPLAGLVVNRVHMSPAVALSAARSAAAAEDLESRGEHELTTAVLRLHAGRMQLKARESREREHFVSAHPTVPVAQVRAMSEDVHDLAGLRQIGELLAST, from the coding sequence GTGAAGAAGCCCACCAGGCTGGACATCGACGCGATACTCGACGACCCCGGCACCAGGATCATCGTCTGCTGCGGCGCCGGCGGCGTGGGCAAGACCACGACCGCGGCGGCGCTGGGGTTGCGCGCGGCCGAGCGCGGCAGGTGCGCCGTCGTGCTGACCGTGGACCCGGCGCGACGGCTGGCGCAGTCGATGGGGCTCACCGAGCTGGACAACACTCCTCGGCTGATCAGCTCACCGGACGGCGACGGCCAGCTCTACGCCATGATGCTCGACATGAAGCGCACGTTCGACGAGATCATCGAGGCGCACGCCGATCCCGAGCGGGCCCGCCAGATCCTGTCGAACCCCTTCTACCAGTCGCTGTCCTCCAGCTTCTCCGGCACGCAGGAGTACATGGCCATGGAGAAGCTGGGCCAGCTGCGCCGCTCCGACGAGTGGGACCTGATCGTCGTGGACACGCCGCCGTCACGCTCGGCGCTCGACTTCCTCGACGCTCCCGAGCGGCTCGGGCGCTTCCTTGACGGCCGGTTCATCCGGCTGCTGACCGCTCCGGCCAAGGCCGGGGGGCGCAGCGCGTTCCGGCTGCTCAACGCCGGGTTCGGGCTGATGGCCGGGGCCATGACCAAACTGCTCGGCGCGCAGGTGATCAAGGATCTGCAGACGTTCGTGTCCGCGCTCGACGCCGTGTTCGGCGGGTTCCGGCAGCGGGCGGAGATGACGTACAAGCTGCTGCAGGCCCCTGGCACGGCCTTCCTCGTGGTGGCCACGCCGGAGCGCGACGCGATGCGCGAGGCGTCCTACTTCGTCGAACGGCTCGCCGAGGAACGTATGCCCCTGGCCGGCCTGGTGGTCAACCGGGTGCACATGTCCCCTGCCGTCGCGCTCTCAGCGGCCCGTAGCGCCGCCGCGGCCGAGGACCTGGAGTCCCGGGGCGAACACGAGCTGACCACCGCCGTGCTGCGGCTGCACGCCGGGCGGATGCAACTCAAGGCCCGCGAGAGCCGCGAGCGCGAACACTTCGTCTCGGCCCACCCCACGGTGCCCGTGGCGCAGGTCCGCGCCATGTCCGAAGACGTTCACGATCTTGCCGGGTTGCGGCAGATCGGGGAGCTGCTGGCGAGCACGTAG